A genomic stretch from Coregonus clupeaformis isolate EN_2021a chromosome 23, ASM2061545v1, whole genome shotgun sequence includes:
- the LOC121536875 gene encoding protein mono-ADP-ribosyltransferase PARP4 isoform X3 codes for MALFDNCSVVLELKNVPYKEKKRLKLAITENGGSISYVVNKQCTLIVTSSVSSLSSSRVRNVKKHQIPVVGVEYVSRCLEKGVLLPVEEYRLSPPPSTPPSLFTPRPASPSPSQSVLKVTSQPAAEQKSEVQSLTLNAVNQAERAKNPKRTGTYLGKFKVYTESDNDLPTYPTNFQVAKYSIFEKANSSTWSVLELQSSRGKGGQQQYRVVRYWREDHGAKSEAVQDKQVFFSVSEEAVKVYQTLRKELQVRGLTLRTTLPPEVPDLGSASLQQLLLEEKLSCSTLSQEVGVFVELLWAEALGCLDNVLKVPFTSLSLNDVSRAEGLLLQVQRRLRQGEGPDTEVVSLMEEVYTLLPHKTDLSRLPVHTKLISSQLDLCQLIRDVLNVSEVTLRSTAPSCLGKYRALRCSIERVPPGPEFLSVTELLQDRQVQILQVLKVSREVELQMFREGLGNIKPLLHSSSPSSFVGILSRGLLLPRVGVEHHGIERTDIGNLGGGIYFSDSMSTSLRYSKPSVTDGSRLLLVCDVALGRCTHLQKRDSSLTHAPEGYHSVHGVRCTPKTPSEFEDDEYVVYSPEQVRLQYVVQFRLEEDQLKDFQPTIDTSSTVLPLPVSPSDLVSCGEDEEGVGRCKNPLEEVTAGLLDSSGQPLPLQAVHVRAKLMDLLCQVIIFQTYTNQRTAPIEAKYVFPLDDSAAVCGFEAFINGKHVVGQVKEKQQARKEYKQAIERGHGAYLMDQDAPDVFTISVGNLPASATVLIKVTFVTELVVMEGLINFSLPGSVVPWQQSSALNQRTQVTLEKVCVTNLDSQGAFSLDMCIEMPNEIINLRCLTHKVKIKRTDCKAVVRTCPGETLGPDGFLLCFSLAQIHLPRMWVEKHPDKESQACMLVFYPDFEPSPSSMSDPSEVIILLDSSESMRGEALQNARRIALQLLNTLDHHSVRVNVISFGSDQQEAFLSAHPLVEALKPAKKFIMSSQPVGGSTELWRPLRSLSLLPPSQGVRNLLLLSDGHVQNQALTMQLVKEHCQHSRLFTCGLSPTANRHMLRALAQAGGGAYEFFDTKTKHTWIEKVACQVKRMVSPGCSSVSVKWQQFNPSASPPVQAPSQLHALFSDCHTLVYGFVQHCTQATLLGDLSGQDIETMVSTTELQKTRGTFLHKLTARAVIRDYEDGSLHTNEAEHEGKKAELKSFIIELSKEFSILSQFTSFVAIEERDSEQPDMGFTDVPKLISDEDVDFLPYLSWQRDEEEDLGSGMASMSDSIDSEPGRVFLKVYEEEEGGVEKENWSMHPEDPLGGSVFMHSEVLSHPYSCTQLMSVSLVTPSAASKQLDMLETLQSQRKRVRRALGRQEDGHRKVCADPAFDPVEPQRWKMGMPLSRKKSPPHLPHPSPCYSSPPPLPSVLHSQRKSLLVSDALPPQPQSLSAAVSDSLNPPSAPVSNERQAMSCTREAPPRPFSGISHTATFQRLQAGGDMPLSKPPEPYPVKVSMCKTSNVVDMYHGLPEDMEYGLVELDHCQQPPVLPASVPSSAFGFRGGWAGSQSSRPQGSLFEATASTSLISGLVPSGGLFGASSEGVVISGGGKWPLPPLNLAPSAMLHFGASTAGRPPQGSLFGSPSTSSMTTGLAAPGISFGSIEGAKAAPPPPPPVGSAPPMGFSFGATPTGGLLQGSGISLLPTAHGAHLTRPLVALHGSTRSSSEAAGPRESSLFGSPLGTQQLIRRPRQLLPLLQRIKPQPQKHLVVRKDLLKCEGDSERRGGFEFRKNILDVVKWPEIFALQHSEGFWECSGSLGSLLNVDVTYFANVFLKKKGISSLGVRAHADILRLVASLLVLQLMRVRRLEEGKLLLSLFRLDLDHAPQPRGERWEAVRRAVDWVCWADREYPCVCSRLEFGWDWESSTRQLLGIDAPHPHSPLILLGTTGGVRAK; via the exons ATGGCTCTGTTTGACAACTGTTCTGTGGTTTTGGAGCTGAAGAATGTGCCTTATAAGGAGAAGAAGAGACTGAAGCTGGCAATAACAGAGAATGGGGGCAGCATTTCCTATGTGGTCAATAAACAG tgCACTCTGATAGTGACAAGCAGCGTGTCCAGTCTGAGCTCCAGCCGGGTGCGGAATGTGAAGAAGCACCAAATTCCAGTAGTAGGGGTGGAGTATGTGTCACGCTGCCTGGAAAAGGGAGTCCTGCTGCCTGTAGAGGAGTACCGcctttccccccctccctctacccctccctctctcttcacacCCAGACCggcctcaccctctccctctcagtcAG TTCTGAAGGTGACGAGCCAGCCGGCTGCAGAACAGAAGTCTGAAGTTCAGTCACTCACTCTGAATGCTGTCAATCAAGCCGAGAGGGCAAAGAATCCAAAGAGAACTGGAACTTACCTGGGCAAATTCAA aGTGTACACTGAAAGTGACAATGATCTTCCAACATATCCAACAAATTTCCAAGTGGCCAAATACTCAATTTTTGAAAAG GCTAACAGCAGCACATGGTCGGTGTTGGAGCTGCAGAGTAGCAGAGGAAAGGGAGGACAGCAGCAGTACCGTGTAGTGAGGTACTGGAGAGAGGACCATGGTGCTAAG TCAGAAGCTGTGCAAGACAAGCAGGTGTTCTTCTCTGTCTCAGAGGAGGCTGTGAAGGTCTATCAGACTCTCAGGAAGGAGCTGCAGGTCAGAGGCCTCACACTGAGGACCACCCTCCCTCCAGAGGTTCCGGACCTGGGCTCTGCCAGCCTGCAGCAG CTGCTGCTGGAGGAGAAGCTGAGCTGCAGCACCCTATCACAGGAAGTGGGTGTGTTCGTGGAGCTGCTCTGGGCAGAGGCCCTTGGTTGTCTGGACAACGTCCTCAAGGTTCCATTCACCAGCCTCAGTCTCAACGAT gTGAGCAGGGCTGAAGGGCTGCTGCTACAGGTCCAgaggaggctgagacagggggaggggcCAGACACTGAGGTGGTCTCGCTGATGGAGGAGGTCTACACCCTCCTGCCCCACAAAACGGACCTGTCCCGCCTCCCCGTCCACACTAAACTTATCTCATCACAGCTGGACCTctgccag TTAATCAGAGATGTGTTGAATGTCAGCGAGGTCACGCTGAGAAGCACTGCCCCTTCCTGTCTCGGGAAGTACCGTGCCCTGAGGTGCAGCATTGAAAGAGTTCCCCCTGGTCCTGAGTTTCTGTCTGTCACCGAACTGCTACAGGACAG acaggTGCAGATCCTGCAGGTTCTGAAAGTAAGCAGAGAGGTGGAGCTACAGATGTTTAGGGAGGGGCTTGGAAACATTAagcccctcctccactcctctagcCCCAGCAGCTTTGTGGGGATCTTGTCTCg GGGTCTGTTACTGCCCAGGGTTGGAGTGGAGCATCATGGAATTGAGAGAACAGACATTGGGAATTTGGGCGGTGGCATCTATTTCAGTGATTCAATGAG TACCAGTTTGAGGTACTCTAAGCCCAGTGTGACGGACGGCAGTCGGCTGCTGCTGGTGTGTGACGTGGCGTTGGGGCGCTGTACGCACCTCCAGAAGAGGGACAGCAGCCTGACTCACGCCCCCGAGGGATACCACAGTGTACATGGGGTCCGCTGTACCCCCAAGACACCCTCTGAGTTTGAG GATGATGAGTACGTCGTGTACAGCCCGGAGCAGGTGAGGCTGCAGTATGTGGTTCAGTTCAGACTGGAGGAGGACCAGCTGAAAGACTTCCAGCCCACCATAGATACTTCCTCTACCGTGCTgccacttcctgtctctccctctgaccTCG TGTCCTGTGGTGAGGATGAGGAGGGTGTTGGGAGGTGTAAAAACCCTCTAGAGGAGGTGACTGCAGGCCTGCTGGACAGTTCTGGACAACCACTCCCTCTACAGGCCGTCCACGTCAGGGCCAAGCTGATGGATCTGCTCTGCCAG GTCATCATCTTCCAGACATACACCAATCAGAGAACAGCCCCCATCGAAGCCAAATACGTCTTCCCATTGGATGATTCTGCTGCTGTGTGTGGCTTTGAGGCCTTCATCAATGGGAAGCATGTAGTGGGACAG gtgaaggagaagcagcaggCACGTAAAGAGTATAAACAGGCTATAGAGAGAGGCCATGGAGCTTACCTAATGGACCAGGATGCACCT GATGTGTTCACCATCAGCGTTGGGAACCTGCCTGCCAGTGCCACCGTCCTGATCAAAGTCACCTTCGTCACCGAGCTCGTCGTCATGGAGGGCCTGATCAACTTCTCGCTGCCCGGTAGTGTGGTGCCATGGCAACAGAGCTCGGCGCTCAACCAGAGGACTCAG gtgacTTTGGAGAAGGTGTGTGTGACCAACCTGGATTCCCAGGG GGCGTTCAGTCTGGACATGTGTATTGAAATGCCCAATGAGATCATCAACCTGCGCTGtctcacccacaaagtcaagatCAAG AGGACAGACTGTAAGGCGGTGGTGAGGACGTGTCCAGGTGAGACTCTGGGCCCAGATGGGTTCCTGCTCTGCTTCAGTCTGGCTCAGATCCACCTGCCCAGGATGTGGGTGGAGAAACACCCAGACAAAGAAAGCCAG GCCTGTATGTTGGTGTTCTACCCAGACTTTGAGCCCAGCCCCAGTTCCATGTCTGACCCCAGTGAAGTTATCATTCTGTTGGACTCGTCTGAGTCCATGAGAGGAGAAGCTCTCCAGAATGCCAGGAGAATTGCCCTGCAGCTCCTCAATACCCTGGACCACCACAGCGTCCGAGTCAACGTCATCTCCTTTGGCTCAG ACCAGCAGGAGGCTTTCCTCTCTGCCCACCCTCTAGTCGAGGCCCTCAAACCAGCCAAGAAGTTCATCATG tcCTCCCAACCTGTTGGGGGCAGCACCGAGCTGTGGAGGCCCCTGCGCAGCCTGAGTCTGCTGCCTCCGTCGCAGGGTGTGAGgaacctgctgctgctgtcaGACGGCCACGTCCAGAACCAGGCGCTGACCATGCAGCTGGTCAAAGAGCATTGCCAGCACAGCCGCCTCTTCACCTGCGGCCTCAGCCCAACAGCCAATCGCCACATGTTGCGGGCCCTGGCCCAGGCAGGGGGAGGGGCCTATGAGTTCTTTGACACAAAGACAAAGCACACCTGGATAGAGAAG GTGGCGTGTCAGGTGAAGCGCATGGTGTCTCCAGGCTGCAGCTCTGTGTCTGTGAAGTGGCAGCAGTTTAACCCCTCAGCATCCCCCCCTGTCCAGGCCCCCTCTCAGCTCCACGCACTCTTCTCTGATTGCCACACCCTGGTCTACGGCTTTGTGCAACACTGTACACAG GCCACTCTTCTTGGAGACCTGAGTGGTCAGGACATTGAGACCATGGTGTCCACCACTGAGCTGCAGAAGACCAGGGGCACG ttccTTCATAAGCTTACAGCGAGGGCCGTTATCAGAGACTACGAGGATGGCAGTCTTCACACCAACGAGGCCGAACATGAG GGGAAGAAAGCAGAGCTGAAGTCCTTCATCATTGAGCTGAGCAAAGAGTTCTCCATCCTGTCTCAGTTCACCAGCTTTGTGGCCATCGAGGAGAGG GACTCAGAGCAGCCTGACATGGGCTTCACAGACGTTCCCAAGCTCATCTCAGATGAGGACGTCGACTTCTTACCTTACCTCAGCTggcagagagatgaggaggaggatctGGGAAGTGGGATGGCCTCCATGTCAGACTCGATAGATAGCGAGCCAGGGCGTGTTTTCCTCAAAGTctacgaggaggaggagggaggggtggagaaggagaatTGGTCAATG CACCCTGAAGACCCACTTGGTGGCTCAGTATTCATGCATAGTGAGGTTCTGTCTCACCCCTATTCATGTACCCAATTGATGTCAGTCAGCCTAGTCACCCCATCCGCTGCTTCCAAACAACTGGATATGCTGGAGACCCTCCAGTCTCAACGAAAGAGAGTGAGGCGGGCGCTCGGTAGACAGGAGGACGGACACAGGAAGGTTTGTGCCGATCCGGCCTTTGACCCTGTAGAGCCCCAGAGGTGGAAAATGGGAATGCCTCTCTCCCGGAAGAagtctcctcctcatcttcctcatccttctccttgttattcctctcctcctcctcttccatccgTTCTTCATTCACAGCGTAAGTCTCTCCTTGTGTCTGATGCTCTTCCTCCTCAGCCGCAGTCTCTCTCCGCCGCAGTTTCAGATTCTCTGAATCCTCCCTCTGCTCCTGTCTCAAATGAGCGTCAAGCAATGAGTTGCACAAGGGAGGCCCCTCCGAGACCTTTTAGTGGTATCTCCCATACTGCTACGTTCCAGAGACTGCAAGCCGGTGGGGACATGCCACTATCCAAACCCCCAGAGCCCTATCCTGTGAAAGTGTCAATGTGTAAGACTAGCAATGTGGTGGACATGTATCATGGCTTACCTGAGGATATGGAATATGGACTGGTGGAGTTGGACCACTGCCAGCAGCCTCCTGTTCTCCCTGCCTCTGTGCCCTCTTCAGCGTTTGGTTTCAGGGGCGGGTGGGCAGGGTCTCAAAGCAGCCGACCTCAAGGTTCTTTGTTCGAGGCCACAGCCAGTACAAGTTTAATTTCAGGTTTGGTGCCCTCTGGTGGTTTATTTGGGGCTTCTTCAGAAGGAGTGGTGATTTCTGGTGGTGGAAAGTGGCCTCTACCTCCCCTTAACCTTGCACCATCAGCAATGTTACATTTTGGGGCATCAACTGCAGGCAGACCACCTCAAGGCTCCCTGTTTGGCTCCCCTTCAACCAGTTCTATGACTACAGGTTTAGCAGCCCCTGGTATCTCATTTGGCTCTATTGAGGGAGCGAAGGccgcccccccaccccctccacctGTAGGCTCAGCCCCACCAATGGGGTTTAGTTTTGGGGCAACACCTACTGGCGGACTACTTCAAGGCTCTGGTATCTCACTTTTACCCACCGCTCATGGCGCTCATCTGACCCGTCCTTTAGTGGCCTTACATGGTTCTACAAGGTCCAGTTCTGAGGCAGCAGGGCCACGTGAATCCTCTCTCTTCGGTAGCCCTCTTGGGACACAACAACTAATAAGACGACCACGTCAACTACTACCGTTACTACAGCGAATAAAACCACAACCACAAAAACATCTGGTGGTAAGAAAGGACTTACTGAAATGTGAAGGAGATAGTGAAAG GAGGGGTGGTTTTGAATTCAGGAAGAATATTCTTGATGTAGTGAAATGGCCAGAGATTTTTGCCCTCCAGCACTCA GAAGGTTTCTGGGAGTGTTCTGGCAGCCTGGGATCCCTCCTCAATGTGGATGTGACATACTTTGCGAACGTTTTCCTGAAGAAGAAGGGCATAAGCTCTTTAG gtgtgagGGCTCATGCTGACATCCTGAGGCTGGTGGCCAGTCTGCTGGTGCTGCAGCTGATGAGGGTGAGGAGGCTGGAGGAGGGGAAGCTGCTGCTCAGCCTGTTCCGTCTGGACCTGGACCACGCTCCTCAGCCTAG GGGTGAGCGCTGGGAGGCGGTGAGGAGGGCGGTGGACTGGGTGTGTTGGGCAGACAGGGAGTATCCGTGTGTGTGCAGCAGACTGGAGTTTGGCTGGGACTGGGAGTCGTCCACACGCCAGCTTCTGGGAATCGACGCCCCACACCCCCACTCTCCCCTCATCCTACTGGGGACCACAGGGGGAGTGAGGGCCAAATGA